A single window of Caldilineales bacterium DNA harbors:
- the murI gene encoding glutamate racemase has product MTSAAPSPCRRSDLPIALFDSGAGGLSVWREVAALLPNESTIYLADHAHVPYGARPAAEIEALTHAAVAWLLAQGAKLVVIACNTASAAALVSLRQRWPDIAIVGMEPAVKPASERTRSGKVAVMATPGTLQAGRFSSLVERYAGGVEVYTQVCPGLVEHVEAGDLDGPALETALHGYLDPLVAAGVDHLVLGCTHYPFLLPAIRRVVGETMTIIDPAPAVARQAQRLLQADGCLAPPRERPSHRFYTTGEAETLTRGLARLLHLAQPHPTAQQVRLESPLTVRTE; this is encoded by the coding sequence ATGACCAGCGCCGCCCCTTCCCCCTGTCGCCGATCCGACCTGCCCATCGCCCTCTTCGATTCGGGCGCCGGCGGGCTATCGGTCTGGCGGGAAGTGGCGGCGCTGCTACCCAACGAAAGCACGATCTACCTGGCCGACCACGCCCATGTCCCCTACGGCGCCCGCCCTGCCGCCGAGATCGAGGCCCTGACCCACGCGGCGGTGGCGTGGCTGCTGGCCCAGGGCGCCAAGCTGGTGGTTATTGCCTGCAACACGGCCTCGGCGGCAGCCCTGGTCAGCCTGCGCCAACGCTGGCCGGACATCGCCATCGTCGGCATGGAGCCGGCGGTCAAACCGGCCAGCGAGCGCACGCGCAGCGGCAAGGTGGCAGTGATGGCCACGCCGGGGACGCTGCAAGCTGGCCGTTTCAGCAGCCTGGTCGAGCGTTACGCCGGCGGGGTGGAGGTGTACACCCAGGTCTGTCCGGGGCTGGTCGAGCATGTGGAGGCAGGGGACCTCGACGGCCCGGCCCTGGAAACCGCTCTGCACGGCTACCTCGATCCGCTGGTGGCCGCCGGCGTCGATCACCTGGTGCTCGGCTGCACCCACTATCCGTTTCTGCTCCCGGCCATCCGCCGGGTGGTGGGTGAGACGATGACGATCATCGACCCGGCCCCGGCCGTGGCGCGGCAGGCGCAGCGCCTGCTACAGGCGGACGGTTGTCTGGCCCCGCCGAGGGAACGCCCCAGCCACCGCTTCTACACCACCGGCGAGGCCGAGACCCTGACCCGCGGCCTCGCCCGGCTGCTGCACCTGGCCCAGCCCCACCCCACGGCCCAACAGGTTCGCCTCGAATCGCCGCTCACCGTCCGCACAGAGTGA
- a CDS encoding alanine--glyoxylate aminotransferase family protein produces the protein MTRPRLMIPGPIEFADDVLAAMSRPSPGHVDPTFIPVFGQALKDLRAVFQAGEEAQPFILTGSGTLAMDSAIANLVEPGDRALVIDTGFFSQRMADICRRYGAAVDVLSAAPGETIAAAQVSDRLAQADYDLVTLTHVDTSTGVLTDAQGIASVVKAAGALMVVDGVCSAGGEELRQGEWGVDVFLTASQKAMGTPPGLALFVASPAALARWQGRRTPVAAYYSDWGLWLPIMQAYEAGRPAYFATPAVNLVLALAVSLAGILAEGVDQVFARHRLVSDAFKAGVSALGLGQVPTHPAHAAHTLTCPRYPAGVDAGLLPKVRASGAILAGGLHPAIRAEYFRIGHMGIIGRNDTLATLGALEAGLRGCGHAVEPGLALAAAQAVLDGLREG, from the coding sequence CCGGCCCGATTGAGTTTGCAGATGACGTACTGGCCGCCATGAGCCGGCCCAGCCCCGGCCATGTCGATCCCACCTTCATCCCTGTCTTCGGCCAGGCCCTCAAAGACCTGCGCGCCGTCTTTCAGGCCGGTGAAGAGGCTCAACCCTTCATCCTCACCGGTTCCGGCACCCTGGCCATGGATAGCGCCATCGCCAACCTGGTCGAGCCGGGCGACCGCGCCCTGGTCATCGACACCGGCTTCTTCAGCCAGCGCATGGCCGACATCTGTCGCCGCTACGGGGCGGCGGTCGACGTCCTCAGCGCCGCGCCCGGCGAGACCATCGCCGCCGCACAGGTGTCCGACCGGCTGGCGCAGGCCGATTACGACCTGGTCACGCTCACCCATGTCGATACCTCGACCGGCGTCCTCACCGATGCGCAAGGCATCGCCAGTGTGGTCAAGGCCGCCGGGGCGCTGATGGTGGTCGATGGCGTTTGTTCGGCGGGCGGCGAAGAGCTGCGCCAGGGCGAGTGGGGCGTCGATGTCTTTCTCACTGCCTCGCAAAAGGCGATGGGGACGCCGCCTGGCCTGGCTTTGTTCGTGGCCTCGCCGGCGGCTCTGGCCAGATGGCAAGGCCGCCGCACGCCCGTGGCCGCCTACTACAGCGATTGGGGCCTGTGGTTGCCGATCATGCAGGCCTATGAGGCCGGCCGCCCGGCCTACTTTGCCACCCCCGCCGTCAACCTGGTGCTGGCCCTGGCCGTCAGTCTGGCCGGCATCCTGGCCGAGGGCGTGGACCAGGTCTTTGCCCGCCATCGCCTGGTCAGTGACGCCTTCAAAGCCGGGGTGAGCGCCCTGGGCCTGGGCCAGGTGCCCACCCACCCTGCTCATGCCGCCCACACCCTCACCTGCCCGCGCTATCCGGCGGGGGTGGACGCTGGGCTGCTGCCCAAAGTCCGGGCGTCGGGGGCCATCCTGGCGGGCGGGCTGCACCCGGCCATCCGCGCCGAATATTTCCGCATCGGCCACATGGGCATCATCGGGCGCAACGACACCCTGGCCACCCTGGGCGCGCTCGAAGCCGGGTTGCGTGGCTGCGGCCATGCCGTCGAGCCGGGCCTGGCCCTGGCTGCGGCCCAGGCCGTGCTGGATGGGTTGCGGGAGGGGTGA